The sequence TAGTTTTTAGATTTGGTGTATCCTTCAACTGGGTCTTCCCCACCTGTTACCATATTACCAGGGTCGTAAGTAATCTTTAAATCGGGTATCTCCTTGATAGCCTCATCCATATCCGAAGAAATAATAAAAGGAGCGGTATGTTGTGGAAAATGTTCAAGCGTTATGGCTACATTATATTTTTGTGCAATTAAAATAGCATCTTTTAACCCTTCAATACAATTCCTTCTGCTCTCATCTCTTGTTAATCCTGGTTTACCTGTTAAAGGAAGCATTATTTTATCGGTGCCAAGAATAAGAGCGATTTCAATACCTTTTTCTATATTATTTAAGCCAGGTTGTCTCGATTTTTTATCGGGGAAATTGATATCAGTAAAAAAAGTGTAACATATTGTTTTTATACCAAAATCGTCACAAATTCTTCTTACTTCTTTTGGTTCAGTATCATAAGTAGTAATCCAATCTATGGCATCTAAACCGAGTTCTTTTGTAAATCGACATAACTCTACGATATCTTTGTTCTTTTTCCATTCCCCTCTTGCGATTGTGTAAGACATCATTGAAATCTGTTTATATTCCATATCTCTCTCCTTCACCCCAAAAATATGTTGTGAGGGGTTATTATAAATTAAATATTTATAGTTTTATACTATACAATATCAGTATATAAATAGTCAAATCTTAATTTGTAGTAAATTAGGACAATACTATTTTTTTGAATATATTTTACCGGGCAATTCAACAATCAAACCTTTTATAAGTAAACTTAGCAAAGAATCAGAAACCTCTCTATGTTTTAACTCTGAAACTGATAATAATTCTTCGATGTGCATCTTTTTGTTTCCAATAGTTGCAAGTATCTTATTTTCGGTCTTTGTTAAACCCTTATGAGTAATTTTTTTAGTTTTTTTAGGGATTTTTAACTCAAGATTTAATGAATCTAAAATATCTTGAGTGTTTTCAACCAATA is a genomic window of bacterium containing:
- a CDS encoding sugar phosphate isomerase/epimerase, whose amino-acid sequence is MEYKQISMMSYTIARGEWKKNKDIVELCRFTKELGLDAIDWITTYDTEPKEVRRICDDFGIKTICYTFFTDINFPDKKSRQPGLNNIEKGIEIALILGTDKIMLPLTGKPGLTRDESRRNCIEGLKDAILIAQKYNVAITLEHFPQHTAPFIISSDMDEAIKEIPDLKITYDPGNMVTGGEDPVEGYTKSKNYIAHTHFKDWVLDDVNGRIGADGKHYKAALTGEGILDYPAIVKIMSEDNYKGYINFEYEGSEYTPEEAMIKGVKYLKNLFETIK